One Vibrio sp. CDRSL-10 TSBA genomic window, AGAACCTGCTGCGCGTTTTGTACCACTTCAGGGCTCAGATGAGTTTTCAATACAGTAATAAACTCTTTCAGGTTTTCCGGTGAAATATCATTGTTCATGCTGATATTGTAATGTGCACCCAGTTGGCTGTTCACGCCCGGAATATTAGCCAGTGCTGCAATGGTTGCAATTTCGCGTTGTCTCCAGTTCAGTACGTCGCGCTCAAAAATATCGCCGAACAGATGCGCTTTCAGATAAACATCAATTTCCGGTGAAAAATCAAACAACGGGCCCTTAACCGGCTGACCAATCAGCTTAGTTTGATTGTCAGTACCAAATTCAAGGCTGGTTTTATCTGTTGGCAGCGGCTTAGATTCCGGGCCAACGGTATCTTCGATACCCTGGCTTTTACGCTCTTCAACCACGTTCATAAATGCGGCCAGGCCATTAAGGCTGCGAGGAAAACCGGCGTAAGCGTACAGCTGAGCTAACACTTCTTTGGTTTCGTTGATGGTCAGCCCCGCATCCAAGCCCTGGTTAAGGCTGACTTTTAATTTCTCAATCTCACCACTGGCCGTAAATGCCGCGATTGGAATAATCGCTTTTTCTTTTGTATCCAGAGCCGGTGACGCATTTGCCGCCCCTACCCACAGCAAAGCCATTACACCCGCGAGTAAGGCGGAAAACTTCTTCAAAACAGTAAAAGATCGCATCATCTAGTAACCTTCCGTTAGCCAATTTATGAGCTGTTGTTCCATAAGAAACCTGTGCTCAACAATTATGGTTGATCAGATAAGTTTTCTCTATCCCTGCCCGGCGCTTTTCATTGCCTATAAACGCCTAATTATTGCCTATTCTTCCATGCAAAACGGAAATAACAAATCGTATAATTTCCACACAGTTTATTACCACCATTAACAACTTATTACGTATTATTTCTTGACGTTACTTTCAATGAAAGTTGTTGTAAAGTACCCACTTAATTCAGTGACACACTGCTTGAATACACCAATAAATAAATGAAAAAAAAGTCTCTACTTGCACTATTCATTGCTAAATTTAATTAAAATTAACAAGCCTATTTAAAATTAACCACCAAGATTTAATCAATTATTCTTTCGATAGTTTTATTGCTTATTCATATACCCAAACAACTTGGAGTTGCAGGTAGGCGGCAAATGAGTGAATCCCCATGAGCATAGAGACACTATGTGATTGGGGTGAACGAATGCAGCCAACACCGCTGCAGCTTCAAGTAGGAAGGGTATAACTTATTTCAAATAAAACCCATACGAAATTATATTTTATACCGCGCTTTTTCAGCCCATCTGTTACTCATTCACCAATCTAATGTATAAAGATTGCTTTCAATAGCGACGCTATACAGCATAAGGCTCTGCATGGCGAAGGCGCGCATTTTCTGACAAGCTTTCAGGAAAATCAGGCATAGTCGCGGGTTATTACATATTTTAAAATGACGTCACGGTTGATGCTTGCGCTTGTGCCAAGTTTTGCCTCCCAGTTTTATAACTATTGTTTATATTTTTGTGTTCACTCGAACAACCGGGTTAACAGCCTTCTTAAAACAGACCGTTTCGCTCAAAGCCAGCCTGGTTGGAAAAGATTGTAGCTACATCGATTTATTGAGGAATAAAGCATTGCAAACCAACGCTCATAAATTTTCGTTTATCGCTGCCGCATTGTCATTGATGGTGACTTACGTTACTTCGGCAGTACCTATCCCTCTGTATGGGATTTATCAGACTCAGGACAACATTGGCTACGTTGAGTTATCTCTGAGCTCAGTGGTGTACTTTATCGGCGCGGTTACCGCTCTGGTTCTGTTCGGGCGTCTGTCGACGTTTCTGGGACGTAAACCGATCGCCTTGGTTTCTTTGGTGATGGCGGCGCTGTCGATTCTGTTCTTTGTTAATGTACACAGTGCCTATCCGCTTATTCTGGGACGCTTGTGTCAGGGACTGGCTTGCGGACTGGCCTCCACAGCTCTGGCATCCTGGGTGGTTGACCACGGTCATTCTGTCCGTTTCCTGGATTGCACCTGCGGTGATCAGTTGCGGCCCCATGACCGGCCTCACCATCGGTGGTGTCGGATCCGGTTTTTTGATTGAGTACGGTCCGCTGCCACACCAGTTACCTTTTCTGGTTGCTTTAGTACTGATCGCCATCTGTATGGCGCTGGTGATTAAAGGCAAAGAAACCATGCCGGTCAAACCTGGTGCGTTAAAATCGATTAAACCTAATTTCACCCTGCCAAGTGCAGCACGTAAAGCTTTCCCTCTGGCGGCCGTAACCTTTGTCTGTACCTGGGCACTGGGTGGGTTCTTCCAGGCCTTTGGCCCTGCGATGGCACGTGAACAACTGCATTCCAGCAGCGCAATCGCTGCCGCACTGGTATTCGCGTCTATCATGGCACCGAGCTCTATCGGCGCATCACTGGCAGGTCGCATGACATCAAAACGTGCCCAGTTCGTCGGCATGCTCACCTTTACTCTGTTCGTTGGTGGTGTACTGCTTTCATTACACATGGGCTTTTTGAGCACGTTCCTCGCCGCAAGTGTCATGGCAGGCATCGCGCAGGGTATGGTCCTGACCGGCAGT contains:
- a CDS encoding carboxymuconolactone decarboxylase family protein — its product is MMRSFTVLKKFSALLAGVMALLWVGAANASPALDTKEKAIIPIAAFTASGEIEKLKVSLNQGLDAGLTINETKEVLAQLYAYAGFPRSLNGLAAFMNVVEERKSQGIEDTVGPESKPLPTDKTSLEFGTDNQTKLIGQPVKGPLFDFSPEIDVYLKAHLFGDIFERDVLNWRQREIATIAALANIPGVNSQLGAHYNISMNNDISPENLKEFITVLKTHLSPEVVQNAQQVLDQVLKNK
- a CDS encoding MFS transporter, with product MQTNAHKFSFIAAALSLMVTYVTSAVPIPLYGIYQTQDNIGYVELSLSSVVYFIGAVTALVLFGRLSTFLGRKPIALVSLVMAALSILFFVNVHSAYPLILGRLCQGLACGLASTALASWVVDHGHSVRFLDCTCGDQLRPHDRPHHRWCRIRFFD
- a CDS encoding MFS transporter, with amino-acid sequence MTGLTIGGVGSGFLIEYGPLPHQLPFLVALVLIAICMALVIKGKETMPVKPGALKSIKPNFTLPSAARKAFPLAAVTFVCTWALGGFFQAFGPAMAREQLHSSSAIAAALVFASIMAPSSIGASLAGRMTSKRAQFVGMLTFTLFVGGVLLSLHMGFLSTFLAASVMAGIAQGMVLTGSIGTMVSELKPEERANVFSVIYATSYVGAAVPTLIAGRFSEHFSLLEVACSYGVLALCGTVILVVAKLRTRTASANNTLA